The DNA window ATGGACTGTTAACATCTGAAATAAACTGAACTGATTGAAAGTCCTGACCTTGTTAACCTACTTacgtacatatatatgtatgctaTGGGACTTTAAAGTTGCAATATGTAAGATCTGGacagaattttagtttaaaacttaaaaaaattaccTAACATTagcaacagaatgtgaagaggttacagtgttgacatAACTAGGTATTACACATTGCAACTTCATACAAAACATGTTGGTGATTTGTAGGCTAGACAGTTGCACAGAAATTATTACAATAATTACATGTTTGCATGAATGATTTTGTCCTCTACCAACAGTAACTTTGCATGAGATAGACAAGAGAAATCTGGCAATCACAACCTGAAACCAATCCTGATCTTACCTGCACAGCCAAAGGCCAGATGATACCTGGAGGTTGGGCTGAATTTCACGCAGCAGACGTTGGCCTTGGCCTCGATGCTGGCCACGGAGTTGTCAAGATTGGTTGACCATAACTtcactgaaacaaaaaaacaaaacaaacagatgtGAACATTTCTCCATGAGCTGGGAAGACCGAAGATGATTCATGACTGAAAACCTGTCAGACAAAGCAGTCCTCAGTTACCTTTAGCATCATCAGAACCGGAGGCTAACAGCTTGGGGTCCATCAGATTGAAGTCAACACTCCAACACCTTTTTTCATGTTCCTGAAAAGAAAGCAGAATAAACCTTAAAAAGTTGCAGTGTTTCCCCCTGTATGTATTCTGCAGCGGCGGTGCTAACATTTCACACAATCATTAACATCCTCTGCTCACAAAGTGCAGGGCTCagcctctccacacacacacggagcgtagcagaggagagacaggtgaagtgaagataacGTTGTCGGTACCAGTTACAAACAGGCTCGGTAGTGAATGACACGCTAATGTGCAGATGgatttgtgtttttagctgagcTAGACCAGAGAATATTTGGTTAAAACAGATCAGTGATGTTGTTTTGCCCTCATTGTTCTCCGTGAAGTTTGCTGGAAGTGATGTAACGTAGCCCCGCTGCGTTTTATGTTGAGTTAAGCACTGCACCAAactctgttttaaaaaaatagccTTTTAAATGCTACATTGCTTGTCAGCAACCGGTCATATGGTAACTTAGGAGGCAATTTGGCCTTGTGTACGCTTATTGATTTGGCATGCAGTTAAAACACCAgtcataattttgttttaatgaaaactCAACTGCTGGCATTTGTTCCTGGTGTTCTTCACCACTGTTTTGGAAGAAAGAAGTAACGGGAGTAAGAGGCGAACAGAGTGACGTCTTTTCTTATTAAATAAGTGCTGTGCGGTGGATCTAATTTATGCCGATGTGAAGAGTGATTCATGTGGATTTTGAAAAGTAACTGACAAGTATTTAGAAAAGCaactaataaatatttaaagaaacttAAAAGTTTTAAATTTGAGTTCAGCATACTGATGTGTTGGTATCCACCGCGGGAAAAAAGGGTCATCGGGTCCTCCAGCAAGAATCTATGGAAGAACGGCGCTTATTTcctatctatttattattttatcggCCATAAGTAAGACTTTTGTAAGTAGACAAATTGCATATTAGACACACAGCACTGTAGGAAAAACAATGCCATACATGCTACAATGACTTAaatcagcagcagctcagcttttatgatgttttttttacacaaatacCGTCATATAGCGTATACTCCGGTGAAATGTCAGGAAGGTATGAAGGTATGAAAACCACCCAAGCTTCTAAGTATCGTACCTGGTAGACTTTGGACCTCTGGCCGGTGAATCCGTCCCACAGGATGACAGTACCCTCGTAGTCACTGCTGGCCAGAAGGTTCTTGTGATAGCTGCTCCAGCTGATACAGCTACGACAAACAGGGTCGGGGTCGAGATCAGAACCACTCTAAACACTGCGTTGTATAATGTGAAGGACACCTGCACATTATGTTGCCCTACCTGATTTTGGAATTGCAGGTCATTTCATTAACAGGGTAGTGGATGTCAACTGCGTCCTGAATCACTGTGCCGTACTCAAACACCTTGATCTTCTTGGTCACACCAGCGATGGCAAAGTAGTCACAGTCACGGTCAAACTCAATACTGAAACGCAGGTGAGAACACAATCATCGATAGATAGTGAATGGGCTGATAAAGATTATACTGTTAGAAAACTTGCGACAATggataaaaaacatataataaagccAGCCAATTCTATACAAAATGTTAATAATCTCATACTGAGCCTTCAAAGATCAATTCCATAAAGTGtataagacaaaaataaaagtgaaatataTTCCTTGTCGTACCTGGAGACAATACTGGAGCCGTTATAGAGGTCACTGGCGTACGAGAGGGTGGCGAGCGGTCGCACAGAGTTGTAACGGGTAAACTTAGACAGACACTCCATGAAATCATCCAGCTGGTTCAGGTTCCTGCCTTCATCTGGACACAATAGACACATACTATCAAAGGGACAGTTCCATTATAttggagagaaggcagacatctctacGGCCGACATCTCCAACACTCGGCTACTCGCACCAAAACAATCCAGATTAATGAATCGCACTACAGGTATGAggtaaaaatatgtattttttacctCATACCTACCATTTTCCCATTAAAATATTGTTTACAAGGAGCAATGGGGACATGAactatacatactgtatcttatgtaaaaaaaaggagggaaaatATAACCATACTGAATGTCGAAAGAGcttaatgtcacattttaactGCAATAAATCTTTATCACAGTAATATAATAACCAAAAACAAAGAACACTTTGTACTGTGTGCCATCATGTTGGGTTTATGCTTTGTGTCATTCATTCTTCCAACGCTCCAAGAGCCGAGGCTTCTCATCAGAAACACCCACACTGTGACAGCAAGCGGTCAAGATTGTGGTAAATGTGGTCTTCGTTTTAAGAAACAGTAACTTCAGCAATAACACTGGAGTGAGGCAGACACTCATCTGCTCTGTGAGTGAACAACCAGTTCTAAGAACTGAAGCCTTACACGTGTCCTTCCTACATACAAATGTAGTCCAGTTTGAACAGAATCAGATACTCTGCCTTCAGATGTTTCTAGAGAGATTGGTGTTGTGCTGTGAGAGAATGATGGCATCCTTCACTAGGGGGTTTGTACCTGTGATGCGTGACATTTTGTTGGAGAAGTAGCACTGCTCCAGATCCTCGAAATGAGCCGTGAGCCTCTTCCTCCTCGACGCCAGCGTGCTGTTGTACCAGGTCTGTCTTTTGCCCTGGAAAAACAATTCCAAGTGTTTAAGAGTACAGTTGAGTGTCAGTGCTAAACTCATTTATTCTGTTAAAGCTCATTCTGACCACtacataatatgtcaaaaaccTTTGAGAGCtggtgtacatttttttttgtaaatagcAATGGAACTTTTTCTCATATTCCTCTGGAGGCAAAACCAATGGCCTGCATCCAAACTATAAAACTTGAAAATAAGAGATatgcaaatacatttaaagaaatgaaaataatagacGTGACTGTCAAAGAGGGTtagaaatgatttaaaaaatcaatcagcCAAACAGCATGTGTGTTGCTCTGACTTACCTGGGTTGTTCCACCAAATCCTGGAGGCTGGATGTAGTCTGCTGGCTCAATAATACTACTGCAGCTActcaacaaataaacaaaaatatacagaCATGTAAGGTACACTATATGGTAATACAGGAGCCCTGAACATCTTgactacagtatatgcatgatgCACTTTCATATTagcttattctacccagatccggtcctattctacccagatccGGTCCTATTCTACCCAAATCCAgtcctattctacccagatccGGTCCTATTCTACACAAATCCAGTCCTATTCTACCCAAATCCAgtcctattctacccagatccGTTCCTATTCTTTCCAGATccggtcttattctacccaaaTCCGGTCCTATTCTACCCAAATCCGGTCCTATTCTACCCAGAGCCTGTCCTATTCTACCCAAATCCAGTCCTATTCTACCCAGAGCCCGTCATATTCTACCCAAATTCGGTCCTATTCCACCCAGATATAgtcctattctacccagatccggtcctattctacccagatccggtcctattctacccagatctggtcctaTTCTAtccagatctggtcttattctacccagatctggtcttattctacccagatctgatcctattctacccagatctggtcctaTTATAAAGATATAGTAGGTATTATAGAGGGAAAACATTTTCATCAGTAAGGATCATCTGTGTTGAGAATGAGTTTCTATTGAAGTAGCTGAATGTGTTTGGTTGTACTGTAGATATAACTTGTTAGAACACCGAGGTCAGCCGTACCTGGGTGCTGGTGAGGGAGCCTCGACATTAGGCACAGTACACTCTGCCTCCATCATTGGACAGTACAGCCCGCTCATTTCCTggaaaattatacaaaaaagaacatgtttttttccaattcAAGCTGTGATGATGAGTGGCTCCAGTTTTTGCCATGTCATGCTCCTCTATCTTTCCAATAAGAACATGCTGTGGATGAGTTTGGCAACAGAGTTTCTGCTACTTTACCTCAACACGCTTTATGTCCTCTTCAAGAAAGTTGAGCTCTTTCTGTAGTTGCTCCAGTTGCTGTTGACAGAGCCAGAAACACATAAATATGCCTGCCACACACCAGAACCATTATTATAATGTGTATATAAAAATCAACAGTACCTCTCTCTTGTTTCTCCTGGCTTCTTTAAGGAACTCCATGAGGATCTGTCTCTGAGCTGCTTGGGATTCCTAGTGGAGAGACGAACATCATGCATAATCTCACAGAACTACAAGTGAAGCTGCAGAATAACTTTGTACAGTATATCCTCTGAAGAGAAAATAAGatcatgtaaaaacattttagttGCCAGtgggaaaaacacatttaacactAAAGCTCTGGTCCCTCTACATGTTCATTCTAGTATCTTTATAACGCAGTAGTAACGTTTATTCAAAGCGCATTTTAACTGACCaactttttacttttctttttaaaaaaaatattcaagtaCTCTTTCCATCCCTGGTACTTCCactcaaacaaaaacatttcaaagtAAAGTGCTGCTGTGCAAAAAAGACTGATCAAAATGAGGCACAGATTATTAGGAgcaagtattattattattattgaattcaACTACAGGGAAACAGTCCCAGACCCGAGGGTTTATGGGTGTTGGAGGACGCTTTTTGACAACTGTGGCTAGATGTTTGTCGTGCTTCGAATGTCTAACATAACAAAATGAACCGAGAGCAGGAAGTCAAGTCATATTTTGGACTGATGCTGTTATTTGACCATTTCTTTATGCAGCCtaaactaataaaaaacacCAAAGACGGTACATCCACTGCAGATAGTTCCATCGGGGTTTGCTTGAAAGGCTCAATCCTTGATAAAAACCTCACCAACAAAATTCCAGACACGGGATATGAACCTGTTATGATATCACTCACAAAGTGATTGACAAGTTGACTAAAACCAGACAACTAAAACAAGCTGTTTTGTAAGTTTTCTGATGGTCTTCAAGCTTTGTTTACATcattatatgtaaatatatgatGTAAATACATGAGTAACAAAGGCCAGTATTTCCAGCCATCTACACTACACGTGTATTTTACAATGCCAAACAAACATCTGTAGTTACTGTAgctttaatttgttttccatatgttgtcagTAAGTGGTTTCCACTGTAAAGATAAGCATGTGTTGGACAGAGAGAAAGCTaaaagtggtgtgtgtgtagctCCCTCTGGAAGGCAGTCTTAATGTAAACAATGCGCTGTTCTTTGCCAATCTTGTAGTGAGTTCAATTCAAAAGCAGATACTCAGTGAAAGTTTCTCCTCACATGTGAGGCAACTCAGTTTCCAAACTGTTTAGGATTTTAAAACTCTATGCCTGCTGTCACTTTAAGAGAGTGCTGATGTGACAGGACATAAGTCAACAGGATAGGTTGTGGCTCCTACTTCTCTTTTCCTGTAACACATACCCTCTCTGCCACGAGGACCATGTCATGCCTTAGTGAGTTCATATGACTCAACAACTCTTGACTCTCTAAACACAGCATCTCCTTGCAGATATATGTGTCAGTCATCCTCATGCTGTCCTCTCTCAAATACGATCACGTACACCGGACTAGCTCTCCTCCATAAACGTAGAGGATTCGAATCATCCGTCAAAAGCCGCCaaagtcaagtcacattttatcaGCCAAATCGTTGCACTTTTTTTATGTGCTCCAATGTTCACAAAGCAATGCAAGATAACAACATGCCGGGCTCTAAACTTTTACAAACAGGGTTTTCTCATCTCAAAACAAcctaacaacaaaacaaactgatggAAAACTAGAAGGCTGATGGAAACGGAGCATTTCTGTTTCTGAGCAACTACTCCCACTGTATAAAAGCTAGTACAGTCCCTGCTGTCATGAtgtttttaggtggctaaaataagttttgcggctgcccccgtccacagcaatacattgctttgctcctgtgcttgTACTCCTGCCtgattctccaaactgggggcgtgctgaccgtcatctactgtaggtaacacactgactatgaataagtacctcatacaaccccactccAAAAAAATCAGAACTATCCCTGTTAACACGGAAAAACAGGTTATGAGTCATCTGCGACTCAAATAGTCACCATAACACCATTTATCATGGAGCACTGTCCAGCCCTATGTGAATCTAAGCAGCCAGACTGCAGACGCAAAACGCAAGAAATGGTTACTTGGCAACCAAAGAACATGAAATGTATAACTTACCGCCTccagctgcttcttcttctggaCTAGGAGCTCCAGCATCAGATTGACATTCGCCAGGTCCAAGTTCTCCTGGTCAGGACTCAACACGTCCTGGAACACCTGCCACCTAGACCCATTCTGTGGGTCAGAGACACCCATCAGTTACAAGTAACAGACTTTTTTCTAGAGAGTGAAAATAAGAGTGTGTGAGTTTTAACAGGATTCACAGGTAGAAAGAAAACAGTAAATGCATGTGTTGTACTTACAGGATGATCCAATTTTAGTCTCTTCTCCTCCGACCTCTGTTTCTGTTTAAGGATCAGTTCATTTACTGAGACGTGGGGACACGGGGTGTAGGTGGTGGGGGAAGGGGTAAATGAGAAAGGTGGAAACGTTACGTAAGTATATGATAGAAAAACGACCAGAGTGTGACTTAAACAGTAAAACACCTTTTTAATCCTAGcagattattgttttaataaacacaatgtcgCTTTTAACATCTTTCTTTATTCAGTTTGACTCTCCTACATTTCCTCCAATTTAattgacaaataaagaaatatgtgtGTCCCGTGCCAGCTCTTCAATTTCAGAACTTTTTTCTGATCATCAAtgagagcagaaaaaaaactaaagcaaCACCTCAAACAAAGCTCAACCTTCTGACTCTAAAATACCTACCAAGAAAGTTTGGGTAAAGCTGATCCACGTTATCGACAATATAGTTACACTTGGGACATCTGTTGCTGTCCTCCAGACTCTGGCGGATACATTTGAAACTGCAGGAGGGACAGAGAAACAACTTAATACTGTGGAAACAACTGAAACAGTACAGGGAAATATGGACAAAAGAACACTGTTACAGCATGAGTTACTGGTAATTAAGTTAAGCCATACCTAACAGTGCTGAAATGCCAGCTTAAAACCATGACAAGCAGATACAAGTTCGACTTCTCTATTCTCTTATTGCATATGCCATTTTTAGGGCTGTATGTCGGCAAGAATatggcgatacaatacgtatcatgatacgggggtaacgattcaacatattgcgatactgtaagcaaagcgttatattgtgattttttaaaatcaaatttatGAAAACTGTCATAACATAAAGAGCACcccgccatatgcataaaatctgataaaagtttactttttttatgcaatcagtaaagctgcatttgcatttatcacagtcgctataacatccaacatcatagcactaccttttgtgcaatctgagcaAAGGAATTAACATTTGCCTATatcagtgaaaaaaaataaaagtgcttGCAGGATGTTTTAGTATACTACAAatcaagtaaataaaaaatgtaaagacaacagtatatatactgtatatatatttttaaactaCTGATTAAAAATCGAGTGTTTTtgcacaaaacataatattgcgatacacaagtgtattgatattttcttgcacaacttgtgtttttagtaaacgttttatattttttgttgaactatttttgtttaatattcCTGTTTGACATCGGTAGTCATGCATACCTGCAGTCTGCTCATTCATGCCAAATTTTCAGTCCAAATCATCTAAGAAATACTTTGAAAAAGAGCAAGGGTTTTAGTTTGTTGAAGTGGGAAACTATAAACCAAACCCTTTTAGTTTTTATAGTGTAGAAGGTTTGTTCTGGAGTTGAGTAAAGTGGTGAACaaggtggaggaaaaaaaaggttgtctTCCTGAGTCCTTACCTGTAAGCATCACTAATGCCTGAAATCTGCAGTTATTTTGTTGGCAAAAGTCTTTGACAAATAACATAAATTCTTATTTCTGACAAGCCCACTTTCTTTTCTATGTTTTGCTCTGCACGCAGCTCAGCGGGTGTGTTGTTGTCCTCAAACAAACTTCAAAAACCTTTGCAGTGAAACAACTATCCCACTGCCTCAACTACAACTGAACACCTACCAAAAACTGTGCCCACATTCTGTCATGAGGAAAGGAATTAACATTGGCCTatatcagtaaaaaaaataaatataagtgcttgcaggatttttttgtttaatattcCTGTTTGACATGGTAGTCACACCTGCATGCATACCTGCAGTCTGCTCATTCATGCCAAAATGTCAGTCCAAATCATCTAAGAAATACTATGAAAAGGGCAAAACAGTTCTCAATGATGCAAAGACTGGTTTTGGTTTGTTGAAGTAGGAGTATAAACCAAACGTTTTTATAGTGTAGAAGGTTTGTTTAGGAGTTGAGTAAAGTGGTGAACAAGGTGGAGGAGATTGTCTTCCTCCATCCTTACCTGTAAGCATCACTAATGCAtgaaatttgttatttttgttggcAAAAGTCTTtgacaaaataacataaattgttATTTCTGACAAGCCCACTTTCAGCCGTTGTCCTCATACAAACTTCCAAACCTTTGCAGTGAAACAACTAACTCTCCCACTGCCTCAGCTACAACTGTGAACACTTACCAAAAACTGTGCCCACACTTTGTCATGTATGCAATCTGAGGACAGTTCTCAATGATGCAAAGACTGGTTTTGGTTTGTTGAAGTGGGAAACTATAAACCAaacgtttttgtttttagtttttatagtgTAGAAGGTTTGTTTAGGAGTTGAGTAAAGTATTGAACaaggtggaggagaagaaggttGTCTTCCCTACCTGTAAGCATCACTAATGCATGAAATGTTCAGTTATTTTGTTGGCAAAAGTCTTTGAAAAGTCTTTCACTTTCAGCTCAGCATGTGTGTCGTTGTCCTCAAACAAACTCCAAACCCTTTGCAGTGAAACAAGTATGCCACTGCTACAACTGTGAACACTTACCAAAAACTGTGCCCACACTTTGTCATGTGTGCAATCTGAGGACAGTTCTCAATGATGCAAAGACTGGTTTTGGTTTGTTGAAGTGGGAAACTATAAACCAaacgtttttgtttttagtttttatagtgTAGAAGGGTTGTTTAGGAGTTGAGTAAAGTAGTGAACAAGGTGGAGGAGATTGTCTTCCTCCATCCTTACCTGTAAGCATCACTAATGCATGAAATTTTCAGTTATTTTGTTGGCAAAAGTCTTTGACGAATAGCCCACTTTCAGCTCAGCATGTGTGTCGTTGTCCTCAAACAAACTCCAAACCCTTTGCAGTGAAACAAGTATGCCACTGCTACAACTGTGAACACTTACCAAAAACTGTGCCCACACTTTGTCATGTGTGCctcttctatcatctcgaaGCAAATGGGACTGCAAcatagacaaaaacaaaacagtgttaaGTGCATGTCAAAAACACTGACAGTATAAGCTTCCCAAATGCTCTGCAACTACAATGTACAGAACTAACCAGACAAAGTCGTTGCTTTTATCCTCGTATGAGTTCAAGAGGCCGTTGTAGAGAGGAGCTTGATGGAGGGATTTCTTCCTGCTGCCGGAGGTCGCAGAGGGTCTGCTGAGGGAGGCGAACCCGCCTCGGGAAGACGGCACGGCGGCCAGAGTCGGCACCGATAAGCCCCCCTCGCTGGCTGCTCCTGCCAAGCTCCGGGAGGGCACCACATTTGCAGAATTGTTCCCATTGCTGTTGACGGCGTTGCTGCTCCCACCACCACTACTGTTGGTGCTCCCAGCTCCTCCACTACTGCTACTCGTGCTGGGCACTGAACTCGCCCCTCCAGGGCTCTGCTGTGGCCGGTTGCCTGACATCTCTGCAAGAAAAGGCCGACTAGAAACTCCCCAGAACCCGCTGCGTTGCTGCTCAAAGCATCCGGACACAGTGCTGCTATGTAGGCTACTTATGTGCTAGCATCCTGGGGGAAAGGCAGCAGAACATCCAGCTGTATTTAAAACGTGTCCGTCGGTTCTCACTTCTGTCACTGACTGCGTGTTCAGAACAGCTCTGTAGTATAAAGGAGGAAAAGACGTGGACATTGAAACGGGCAAATTAAACAACCACAACTGCGTTGTCCTGCAGATTAGCAACCGGCTAGCTACCGTTAGCTCCGGAGAGGAATCTGTGGAGTTTCCTCGATTACCCACCAGGTACCCAGAGcgcaccgggctttcagctACCGCCCCCTAGCGAGCAGGAGTGGTACTGCACCCACTAGTActttgatagatagatagaggaacattgaattttaaaaagcattgcaaagaagagtatgtgtatttcagtctgtgaaatgtgttaggtgatgggttgaaggggagcacaaatataaatcaagttaaaaatctatacaaaaaatatatttttgggaggtatatggttgaggaagagttgtgataagggttgtgttaagggttggttatatactttttaattcCGGATGGATTTGtcggttgtaaataaacttgggatgctgttcatatatttaatttgggatgtaaataaatctgggatagtttttatattatattatcattctatgatatatgagttaatagaggagaaattagaaaggggtagggaaatataagttttacttcttcctactcctttttggacactattactcttgttttgtttgttgttattttgtatctgtttttatttattttatgttcaaaataaagtctttcattcattcattcattcatagatagatagatagatagatagatagatagatagatagaggaacattgaattttaaaaagcattgcaaagaagagtatgtgtatttcagtctgtgaaatgtgttaggtgatgggttgaaggggagcacaaatataaatcaagttaaaaatctatacaaaaaatatatttttgggaggtatatggttgaggaagagttgtgttaagggttggttaaatgctttttaactccggatggatttgtcggttgtaaataaacttgggatgctgttcatatatttaatttgggatgtaaataaatctgggatagtttttatattatattatcattctatgatatatgagttaatagaggagaagttagaaaggggtagggaaatataagttttacttctacctactcctttttggacactattactcttgttttgtttgttgttattttgtatctgtttttatttattttatgttcgaaataaagtctttcattcattcattcattcattcattcatagatagatagatagatagatagatagatagatagatagatagatagatagatagatagatagatagaggaacATTGAATCTTTAAAAAGCATTGcaaagaagagtatgtgtgTTCAGTCTGTTGGGTGGATTTGTGGAACGGGTTAGGTGATGAGTTGAaggggagcacaaatataaatcaagttaaaaatctatacaaaaaatatatttttgggaggtatatggttgaggaagagttgtgataagggttgtgttaagggttggttaAATGCTTTTTAATTCCGGATGGATTTGtcggttgtaaataaacttgggatgctgttcatatatttaatttgggatgtaaataaatctgggatagtttttatattatattatcattctatgatatatgagttaatagaggagaagttagaaaggggtagggaaatataagttttacttctacctactcctttttggacactattactcttgttttgtttgttgttattttgtatctgtttttatttattttatgttcgaaataaagtctttcattcattcattcattcattcattcatagataaatagatagatagatagatagatagatagaggaacATTGAATCtttaaaagcattgtgttcgtactaaaaagaagagtatgtgtatttcagtctgtggaatgggttaggtgatgggttgaaggggagcacaaatataaatcaatttaaaaagctatacaaaaaatatatttttgggaggtatatggttgaggaagagttgtgttaagggttggttaaatgctttttaactccggatggatttgtcggttgtaaataaacttgggatgctgttcatatatttactttgggatgtaaataaatctgggatagtttttatattatattatattatcattctatgatatatgagttaatagaggagaagttAGAAAGGGGtggggaaatataagttttacttctacctactccttttcggacactattactcttgttttgtttgttattattttgtatctgtttttatttattttatgttcgaaat is part of the Sebastes umbrosus isolate fSebUmb1 chromosome 12, fSebUmb1.pri, whole genome shotgun sequence genome and encodes:
- the cop1 gene encoding E3 ubiquitin-protein ligase COP1 isoform X3, with amino-acid sequence MTKCGHSFCFKCIRQSLEDSNRCPKCNYIVDNVDQLYPNFLVNELILKQKQRSEEKRLKLDHPNGSRWQVFQDVLSPDQENLDLANVNLMLELLVQKKKQLEAESQAAQRQILMEFLKEARRNKREQLEQLQKELNFLEEDIKRVEEMSGLYCPMMEAECTVPNVEAPSPAPSCSSIIEPADYIQPPGFGGTTQGKRQTWYNSTLASRRKRLTAHFEDLEQCYFSNKMSRITDEGRNLNQLDDFMECLSKFTRYNSVRPLATLSYASDLYNGSSIVSSIEFDRDCDYFAIAGVTKKIKVFEYGTVIQDAVDIHYPVNEMTCNSKISCISWSSYHKNLLASSDYEGTVILWDGFTGQRSKVYQEHEKRCWSVDFNLMDPKLLASGSDDAKVKLWSTNLDNSVASIEAKANVCCVKFSPTSRYHLAFGCADHCVHYYDLRNTKQPIMVFKGHRKAVSYAKFVNGEEIVSASTDSQLKLWNVNKPHCLRSFKGHINEKNFVGLASNGDYVACGSENNSLYLYYKGLSKTLLTFKFDTVKSVLDKDKKEDDTNEFVSAVCWRALPDGESNVLIAANSQGTIKVLELV
- the cop1 gene encoding E3 ubiquitin-protein ligase COP1 isoform X1 produces the protein MSGNRPQQSPGGASSVPSTSSSSGGAGSTNSSGGGSSNAVNSNGNNSANVVPSRSLAGAASEGGLSVPTLAAVPSSRGGFASLSRPSATSGSRKKSLHQAPLYNGLLNSYEDKSNDFVCPICFEMIEEAHMTKCGHSFCFKCIRQSLEDSNRCPKCNYIVDNVDQLYPNFLVNELILKQKQRSEEKRLKLDHPNGSRWQVFQDVLSPDQENLDLANVNLMLELLVQKKKQLEAESQAAQRQILMEFLKEARRNKREQLEQLQKELNFLEEDIKRVEEMSGLYCPMMEAECTVPNVEAPSPAPSCSSIIEPADYIQPPGFGGTTQGKRQTWYNSTLASRRKRLTAHFEDLEQCYFSNKMSRITDEGRNLNQLDDFMECLSKFTRYNSVRPLATLSYASDLYNGSSIVSSIEFDRDCDYFAIAGVTKKIKVFEYGTVIQDAVDIHYPVNEMTCNSKISCISWSSYHKNLLASSDYEGTVILWDGFTGQRSKVYQEHEKRCWSVDFNLMDPKLLASGSDDAKVKLWSTNLDNSVASIEAKANVCCVKFSPTSRYHLAFGCADHCVHYYDLRNTKQPIMVFKGHRKAVSYAKFVNGEEIVSASTDSQLKLWNVNKPHCLRSFKGHINEKNFVGLASNGDYVACGSENNSLYLYYKGLSKTLLTFKFDTVKSVLDKDKKEDDTNEFVSAVCWRALPDGESNVLIAANSQGTIKVLELV
- the cop1 gene encoding E3 ubiquitin-protein ligase COP1 isoform X2 produces the protein MTECGHSFCFKCIRQSLEDSNRCPKCNYIVDNVDQLYPNFLVNELILKQKQRSEEKRLKLDHPNGSRWQVFQDVLSPDQENLDLANVNLMLELLVQKKKQLEAESQAAQRQILMEFLKEARRNKREQLEQLQKELNFLEEDIKRVEEMSGLYCPMMEAECTVPNVEAPSPAPSCSSIIEPADYIQPPGFGGTTQGKRQTWYNSTLASRRKRLTAHFEDLEQCYFSNKMSRITDEGRNLNQLDDFMECLSKFTRYNSVRPLATLSYASDLYNGSSIVSSIEFDRDCDYFAIAGVTKKIKVFEYGTVIQDAVDIHYPVNEMTCNSKISCISWSSYHKNLLASSDYEGTVILWDGFTGQRSKVYQEHEKRCWSVDFNLMDPKLLASGSDDAKVKLWSTNLDNSVASIEAKANVCCVKFSPTSRYHLAFGCADHCVHYYDLRNTKQPIMVFKGHRKAVSYAKFVNGEEIVSASTDSQLKLWNVNKPHCLRSFKGHINEKNFVGLASNGDYVACGSENNSLYLYYKGLSKTLLTFKFDTVKSVLDKDKKEDDTNEFVSAVCWRALPDGESNVLIAANSQGTIKVLELV